ATCTCATGCCTGGCAAGTGAAATACTATATTTATGTGTTGGAGTTAAATGGAATTAATGGTGCAACAGGCATACTGGAATATCCGAAAGAAAGAAAAACCGAAGAGGTATTTTTAAGTACTCCCGACCGTGAACGGATAAAAGAATTACTAGTTGAAATTGATGCAATTATTCACTCTGATAAATGTCCACCAACACTTAAAGAAGCCAAATGTAAGAAATGTTCCTATTTTGATTTTTGCTATACGGGTGAGATAGAGATTAAATGAGATTGATAACTTAAAATTTAAGGTACATGGAAAACAAGGATTGGGTTGAATACGAAATTAAGACAAGGAAACGTTTGTTTGCCTTAAAAATACGGGAACTTCCGGAGCTTTTTCCTAAATCAAATCGAGGTAGAATTCTCAATAATCAACTTACTCGTTCTGAAACATTTGTTTATACCAATTACAGAGCTGCAAAAAGAGGAAGATAGAAAAAATTTTTCTTAACAAACTTTCCATTACCATCGAGGAAACCGATGAAACCGAAACATGCTTGGAACTAATTATTGCATCAAAAAATTTTAGATACTGATTTTATAAGAAATCTGCATACCGAAAACATCGAAATACTAAAAATATTAGCCATCATAACCAAAAAATATCATATTAATCAGTCATTTATATCTTTTTCAATCTAAAAATCAATCTATTTAAAAATGAAAAAAAACTATTACCTATTTAATCCCGGACGATTATCACGAAAGGACAATACACTAAAATTTACTCCGGTTGATGAAGATGGAAATGATTTAAAACCTCGATACCTGCCTGTAGAACAGGTTGATCAATTATATGTATATGGTTCTTTAGATGCCAATTCGGCACTTTACAACTTTTTAGGTAAAAACGATATTTCTGTACATTTTTACGATTACTATGAAAATTATACCGGATCGTTTGCACCTAAGTGCAAATTGCTATCGGGTAAAATGCTAATTGCCCAAACTCAAGCCTATTTAAAGAAACCTAAAAGATTACAAATTGCTCAATCGTTTATAGAAGGTGCCGCGTTTAACATGCTAAAAAATTTAAAATACTACGATAACAGAGGTAAGGATCTACATCCTGTAATCGAGATTATTGAATCGTTCAGAACTAAAATATCCAGCGTAAATGCTATTGACGAATTAATGGGCATTGAAGGAAATATCAGAAAAAATTATTACGATGCTTTCAATTTAATTATTAACGATCATGAAATGGGTGTTAGAACCAAGCGCCCACCTTTAAATATTGTAAATAGTTTAATTTCTTTTGGTAATATGATGTGTTACTCGGAATGTTTGCGAGCCATTCAGAAAACTCAATTGGAACCTACCATTAGTTTTTTGCACGAACCTGGAGAACGACGATTTAGTCTTGCCTTGGATTTAGCCGAAATTTTTAAACCTTTTTTGGTCGATCGGGTTATTTTTAAAGTACTAAACAAAAAAGAAATACAGGAACATGATTTCGAAGAAAAATTAAACAAGATCGTGTTAAAAGAAAAAGGCAAGAAAAAATTTATACAGGCTTTCGAAAAACGATTGGAAGAAACCATAAAACACCGAAGTTTAAACAGAAACGTAAGCTACAAACATTTAATAAAACTGGAATGTTATAAGTTACAAAAACACCTGCTTGATATTGATGAATACAAACCCTTTAAAATTTACTGGTAATGTATGTGATACTAATGTACGATATGGGCGAAAAACGTGTTGGCAAAATGTTAAAATTATGCCGTCAATATTTAAACTGGATTCAAAACTCGGTTTTTGAAGGAGAAATATCGGAAGTAAAGCTAAAAGAATTAATTTCGAAAGCAGAATTTATTATGAATGAAGAGGAGCACGATAGCCTAATTGTATTTAAAAGCAGAGACCAAAAATGGCTGGAAAAAGAGGTAATTGGGCATGAAAAAAATGATCTGGATCAATTCCTGTAATCGTCGATCAAGATCTTAAATCTCTTCTCTCCCATTTTTTGAGATATTATTTTTCAACAAAAGTTCTTTGACATACTGAAAAAACTATTGTTTCGGCAATGTTGTCGAAACCCCATATATTTTATACTTTTACACATCGACAACTTTAACACGTTGTTTTAAGCTATCTGCAAATCTTATTTAATTGATTTTCAGATATTTTTTTCGAGTCGTCGATCGACTCTCAATCGTACCAAAGTGGAATTGAAATTCAAATAGACAGTATCAGATATAATGTGTCGTTCAACTCTCAATCGTACCAAAGTGGAATTGAAATGTAAGAATCTCAAACCCCCCATTGGCGGTAGCATTCTCTCAATCGTACCAAAGTGGAATTGAAATAGAGTTATATTTGTTTTTTCTTTATCAATCATATCTTCTCTCAATCGTACCAAAGTGGAATTGAAATATAATTGCGTTACTTAATTCGAAACTATCGGAAGCTCTCAATCGTACCAAAGTGGAATTGAAATTCGCAATTTAAAGGCAATTTACCCGACAGCCCAACGCTCTCAATCGTACCAAAGTGGAATTGAAATTTGGACTGGCTCTGTTTATTTGAAGGATGCTGAATCTCTCAATCGTACCAAAGTGGAATTGAAATCGCTGAATGGAGAGTTAAAGGGAGTGGAAATAGTAAACTCTCAATCGTACCAAAGTGGAATTGAAATGATAGATTATTGAATGGATATAAGCCAGAAGTAGTCTCTCAATCGTACCAAAGTGGAATTGAAATTCCATATAGTAGTTGCTAAATTTATCGCTGCACCAACCCTCTCAATCGTACCAAAGTGGAATTGAAATATTTGATAGGTTCTGCTTCCTATTCGCCCGATTTCCTCTCAATCGTACCAAAGTGGAATTGAAATACAAACCAAGCTGAAAAATCTTTTAATGATTTTACTCTCAATCGTACCAAAGTGGAATTGAAATTGAACCTGCGCTTTAGTTCCCATAAATCGAACTCCACTCTCAATCGTACCAAAGTGGAATTGAAATCAGCACCAGTCTTTTCAATTACATCAAATTGGTCTTTCTCTCAATCGTACCAAAGTGGAATTGAAATTTGCGCATTCTGTACCACTTCCCGCAAACGGCACTACTCTCTCAATCGTACCAAAGTGGAATTGAAATATTACTTTACCCCCGAAAAATACATTGGTGAAAAAAGCTCTCAATCGTACCAAAGTGGAATTGAAATTGTTATTTGGTTTTTGGTTTATCACTTTTGTATAACTCTCAATCGTACCAAAGTGGAATTGAAATTACTCTTTTATGGTTGCTACATAACCAATTGACATTTCTCTCAATCGTACCAAAGTGGAATTGAAATTCGTAGGCTAGTGAAACATTTTCAGTTGTAAAGATCTCTCAATCGTACCAAAGTGGAATTGAAATTCGGCTTTAACGGAAGTTATAACAGCTAATGGATTTGCTCTCAATCGTACCAAAGTGGAATTGAAATAGGTATGCCGTGATATATTCACGCCTATATCCTGCTCTCAATCGTACCAAAGTGGAATTGAAATCCATATCCAGCAAATCGAATTTTTTAATATATTTATCTCTCTCAATCGTACCAAAGTGGAATTGAAATTAATGACTAAACTCTTCACCTTCATATACGGCAGTCTCTCAATCGTACCAAAGTGGAATTGAAATATGGGAAAAAACGAAATAAACATAAGTACTGGAAGTACTCTCAATCGTACCAAAGTGGAATTGAAATTTCATAGTTTTTATTTTAATTCATTATCAATTTTCTCTCAATCGTACCAAAGTGGAATTGAAATTTGGTTATGTCGGTGAAGGTGCTGCAATTGGTACAGAGCTCTCAATCGTACCAAAGTGGAATTGAAATGATATTACGGGGGATGAAATTGATATAGTAACGGGCTCTCAATCGTACCAAAGTGGAATTGAAATTCGTATTTCTTCTGTATAGATCGACCTTGTTCCATTCTCTCAATCGTACCAAAGTGGAATTGAAATATTCGAATGCTAGATATTGTCCTTGTATAACCTTTACTCTCAATCGTACCAAAGTGGAATTGAAATTCGTATTTCAATTGTGGCAGTTCTTCATTTTCTTCTCTCAATCGTACCAAAGTGGAATTGAAATACTTCTTGTATGTCCAAAGTTTTAATGGAAAAATAATCTCTCAATCGTACCAAAGTGGAATTGAAATTTTTTTTAAATACTATTCGCGTAGGTTCAAAGCTTCTCTCAATCGTACCAAAGTGGAATTGAAATTGTTTAATTCTGTTTTTGGGAATATTAAAT
This genomic interval from uncultured Marinifilum sp. contains the following:
- the cas1b gene encoding type I-B CRISPR-associated endonuclease Cas1b, coding for MKKNYYLFNPGRLSRKDNTLKFTPVDEDGNDLKPRYLPVEQVDQLYVYGSLDANSALYNFLGKNDISVHFYDYYENYTGSFAPKCKLLSGKMLIAQTQAYLKKPKRLQIAQSFIEGAAFNMLKNLKYYDNRGKDLHPVIEIIESFRTKISSVNAIDELMGIEGNIRKNYYDAFNLIINDHEMGVRTKRPPLNIVNSLISFGNMMCYSECLRAIQKTQLEPTISFLHEPGERRFSLALDLAEIFKPFLVDRVIFKVLNKKEIQEHDFEEKLNKIVLKEKGKKKFIQAFEKRLEETIKHRSLNRNVSYKHLIKLECYKLQKHLLDIDEYKPFKIYW
- the cas2 gene encoding CRISPR-associated endonuclease Cas2, whose amino-acid sequence is MYVILMYDMGEKRVGKMLKLCRQYLNWIQNSVFEGEISEVKLKELISKAEFIMNEEEHDSLIVFKSRDQKWLEKEVIGHEKNDLDQFL
- the cas4 gene encoding CRISPR-associated protein Cas4, with the protein product MQVTGTHIHYYFNCHRQLWLFANSIQMEHSSDLVFEGKMIHENSYKQRSSKYEEIAIDGIKIDYYDTKNKVIHETKKSSKLMESHAWQVKYYIYVLELNGINGATGILEYPKERKTEEVFLSTPDRERIKELLVEIDAIIHSDKCPPTLKEAKCKKCSYFDFCYTGEIEIK